A section of the Mesorhizobium loti genome encodes:
- a CDS encoding ABC transporter permease: MQRLNLPPLARTAFIRIGSGFFTLFLVSLIIFAAIAVLPGDFAKVALGRSATPETVANFQKSLGLDRPLPERYVSWIGKALTGDLGMSFSSGAGTPRTVVSIVGPRLKNTLFLAAITAIACVPIALALGMIAAIRRNSWLDRLLNTITLIGISFPEFFVAYVLMLLFAVKLPIFYSLARITPNMTAYEIALRLALPIATLSLGIIAHMMRMTRAAIINLLSAPYVEMAKLKGVATRDIVLRHALPNAWAPIAAVVAFNLAYLIVGVVVVEVVFVYPGIGQAMVDAVRSRDIPVVQACALIFATAYVLLNLLADIVAIATNPRLAHPR, translated from the coding sequence TTGCAACGGCTGAACCTACCACCTTTGGCAAGAACGGCGTTTATCAGGATCGGATCGGGGTTCTTCACTCTGTTTCTCGTCTCCCTGATTATTTTCGCGGCGATCGCGGTTCTGCCCGGTGACTTTGCCAAGGTCGCCTTGGGCCGCTCGGCGACGCCGGAGACGGTGGCCAATTTCCAGAAATCGCTCGGCTTGGATCGCCCACTGCCGGAACGCTATGTGAGCTGGATCGGAAAGGCCCTCACCGGAGATCTGGGGATGTCGTTCTCCTCGGGCGCCGGAACGCCGCGCACGGTCGTCAGCATTGTCGGACCGCGTCTGAAGAATACGCTTTTCCTGGCGGCCATAACCGCCATCGCCTGTGTCCCGATCGCCTTGGCGCTCGGCATGATCGCCGCGATCCGCCGCAACAGCTGGCTGGATCGCCTGCTCAACACGATCACGCTGATCGGAATATCGTTTCCCGAGTTTTTCGTCGCCTATGTGCTCATGCTTCTCTTCGCGGTGAAGCTGCCGATCTTCTATTCGCTGGCGCGCATAACGCCGAACATGACGGCATACGAGATTGCGCTACGTCTGGCCTTGCCAATCGCCACTCTCAGTCTGGGAATTATCGCCCACATGATGCGGATGACCCGGGCCGCGATCATAAACCTTCTTTCCGCACCGTATGTGGAAATGGCGAAGTTGAAGGGCGTCGCTACCCGTGACATCGTTCTTCGTCATGCGCTGCCCAATGCATGGGCGCCCATCGCGGCCGTCGTGGCGTTCAACCTGGCATATCTGATTGTCGGCGTGGTCGTGGTGGAAGTCGTGTTCGTTTATCCGGGCATCGGCCAGGCGATGGTGGACGCCGTGCGCTCGCGCGATATTCCGGTCGTGCAGGCCTGTGCCCTGATCTTCGCCACGGCCTATGTCCTTTTGAATCTGCTGGCCGACATAGTCGCGATCGCCACGAACCCCAGACTGGCCCATCCACGATGA
- a CDS encoding ABC transporter permease — MIAIYIAMAVFAPLLAPFGEADVVSSEPFAPWSIIHLLGTDQMGRDVLSRLIYGARNSVGIAFITTSLAFVVGAGLGIFSAVSSPWCDSILSVVADTLMAIPQLIFALILLALFGSSITSIVLIIAMLNATQIFRLSRLLARNVVVMEYIEAAYLRAESTWWIVTKEILPNVLPTLLAEFGLRFCFVFLTISALSFLGLGIQPPSADWGTMVRESATFISYGNVTPLLPAASIAILTVSINFVIDWFLDVTSGLRNDS; from the coding sequence GTGATTGCGATCTATATCGCAATGGCGGTGTTCGCGCCCCTGCTGGCGCCTTTCGGCGAGGCCGACGTGGTTTCCAGTGAACCTTTCGCTCCATGGAGCATCATCCATCTGCTCGGTACCGACCAGATGGGCCGGGATGTGCTGAGCCGGCTGATCTACGGAGCGCGAAATTCCGTCGGCATCGCCTTCATCACGACGTCGCTCGCTTTTGTCGTGGGGGCTGGGCTTGGCATTTTCTCAGCCGTCTCGTCGCCGTGGTGCGACAGCATCCTGTCGGTCGTTGCCGATACGCTGATGGCGATCCCGCAACTGATCTTCGCGCTCATATTGCTGGCTTTGTTCGGATCGTCCATCACCAGCATCGTGTTGATCATAGCCATGCTCAACGCCACTCAGATTTTCCGCTTGTCCCGCTTGCTCGCCCGCAACGTCGTGGTGATGGAATATATCGAGGCGGCCTATCTGCGCGCGGAAAGCACGTGGTGGATCGTCACCAAGGAAATCCTTCCCAATGTGCTTCCCACGCTCCTGGCAGAATTCGGATTGCGCTTCTGCTTCGTGTTTCTGACCATCTCGGCTCTTTCCTTCCTTGGTCTTGGCATCCAGCCGCCTTCCGCGGATTGGGGAACGATGGTGCGCGAAAGCGCGACGTTCATAAGCTACGGCAACGTCACCCCTCTGCTCCCGGCCGCGTCGATCGCGATCCTGACCGTGAGCATCAATTTCGTCATAGACTGGTTCCTGGATGTCACGAGCGGACTGCGCAATGATAGTTGA
- a CDS encoding ABC transporter ATP-binding protein has product MIVEPSLPQGSSDTILDIRDLWVEADTDGVWQPIVKGISLSLRRGEVLGIIGESGAGKSTLGLAALGFTRSGCRIASGEVLFGGRDMLALGEDDRRKLRGTRISYVAQSASASFNPAHTLMDQAVESAMRDGVTSRKEAEARACSLFAEMQLPDPSTIGDRFPHQLSGGQLQRAMTAMAMMCKPDLIVFDEPTTALDVTTQVEVLASIRRIVSDHNTAALYITHDLAVVAQMAQRIMVLRYGELVEEQQTGLMLERPQQEYTRSLWAVRSLEKEAVSPTSAILRVEHIVARYGQAKVLDDVSLVLPKGRTLAIVGESGSGKSTLARVIAGLLPAAGGSVELNGQKLALSFRNRDVDQLRRIQMIYQSADNALNPRQTVMDIVGRLVTLHTGQKGQQCARRVTQLLETVELPQRCLTSFPSELSGGQKQRVSIARAIAADPDVFICDEITSALDQLVQEQILKLLLRLQKELGKSYIFITHDIATVNAIADEVVVMQRGKIVQQGPRRGVMGAPDHPYTKALLSAVPQMDPRWLDNILAADRSGRARDRITN; this is encoded by the coding sequence ATGATAGTTGAACCGTCATTGCCGCAAGGGTCTTCCGATACGATCCTGGACATCCGGGACCTTTGGGTTGAGGCCGACACCGACGGCGTCTGGCAACCGATCGTCAAAGGCATCAGCCTCTCCCTGCGGCGTGGGGAGGTTCTCGGCATCATCGGGGAGTCGGGGGCGGGCAAATCCACGCTCGGGCTGGCCGCGCTCGGCTTCACCCGCTCCGGATGTCGCATAGCCTCGGGAGAGGTTCTCTTCGGCGGACGTGACATGCTGGCTTTGGGCGAGGATGATCGGCGCAAGCTGCGCGGCACGCGGATCTCCTATGTCGCGCAAAGCGCCTCGGCTTCCTTCAATCCCGCGCACACATTGATGGATCAAGCCGTTGAAAGCGCAATGCGCGACGGCGTGACCTCACGCAAGGAGGCGGAGGCTCGGGCTTGCTCACTCTTTGCCGAGATGCAACTGCCTGATCCGAGTACGATTGGTGATCGCTTCCCGCATCAGCTGTCCGGCGGACAATTGCAGCGCGCGATGACCGCAATGGCAATGATGTGCAAGCCCGATCTGATCGTGTTCGACGAGCCGACGACAGCGCTCGACGTGACCACGCAGGTCGAGGTGCTGGCTTCCATTCGCCGAATTGTCAGCGATCACAACACGGCCGCGCTTTACATTACCCACGACCTGGCCGTTGTCGCGCAAATGGCGCAGCGCATCATGGTCCTGCGCTATGGTGAACTGGTCGAGGAGCAGCAAACCGGACTGATGCTGGAAAGGCCCCAGCAGGAATACACTCGTTCCTTGTGGGCCGTGCGCTCTCTGGAAAAGGAAGCGGTCTCACCAACATCCGCCATCCTCCGGGTCGAGCATATCGTGGCCCGCTACGGGCAGGCCAAGGTCCTCGACGACGTCAGCCTGGTTTTGCCCAAAGGCCGTACGCTGGCCATCGTTGGCGAATCCGGATCGGGAAAGTCGACTCTTGCCCGCGTCATAGCAGGGCTGCTGCCGGCTGCGGGCGGGTCGGTCGAGCTGAACGGCCAGAAGCTCGCTCTCTCCTTCCGCAATCGCGACGTCGACCAGCTGCGGCGCATCCAGATGATCTACCAATCGGCCGACAATGCCCTCAATCCGCGCCAAACCGTCATGGACATCGTCGGCCGCCTGGTCACACTGCATACCGGCCAGAAGGGGCAGCAATGCGCGCGCCGGGTGACCCAGTTGCTGGAAACGGTCGAGTTGCCGCAAAGATGCCTCACCAGTTTCCCTTCGGAGCTGTCGGGCGGGCAGAAGCAGCGCGTCTCCATCGCCCGGGCGATCGCGGCCGATCCGGATGTGTTCATCTGCGACGAGATCACATCAGCGCTCGACCAGCTCGTCCAGGAGCAGATCCTCAAACTGTTGCTTCGGCTGCAGAAGGAGCTCGGCAAGTCCTATATCTTCATCACGCACGACATCGCCACGGTGAACGCGATAGCCGATGAGGTTGTGGTGATGCAGCGGGGGAAGATCGTGCAACAGGGACCCAGGAGAGGCGTCATGGGGGCGCCGGATCATCCCTACACGAAAGCGCTGTTGTCCGCCGTCCCGCAGATGGATCCGCGCTGGCTGGACAATATCCTGGCCGCTGATCGCAGTGGTCGGGCTCGGGACCGCATTACCAACTGA
- a CDS encoding RidA family protein, whose translation MTKIERHEKNERLSLIVVHNGTIHLSGLTDDDRQADTAGQTRQILKKADALLGRVGSNRSQLLFAQIWLKDAGDFDAMNKAWVDWLDGAEPPARASVGASFALPDIRVEIQFTAASRQGRSSVKSGISSAF comes from the coding sequence ATGACGAAAATTGAAAGACACGAGAAGAACGAGCGGCTCAGCCTGATCGTCGTTCACAATGGGACGATCCATCTTTCGGGCCTCACCGACGATGACCGGCAAGCCGATACAGCCGGCCAAACGCGGCAGATACTGAAGAAGGCCGACGCCCTTCTGGGCAGGGTTGGTTCCAATCGATCGCAACTGCTGTTCGCGCAGATATGGCTGAAGGACGCCGGCGACTTCGACGCGATGAACAAGGCCTGGGTCGACTGGCTCGACGGCGCCGAACCGCCGGCGCGGGCCTCCGTCGGAGCAAGCTTCGCGCTGCCCGATATCCGCGTTGAGATACAGTTTACCGCGGCGAGCCGACAAGGACGCTCTTCGGTCAAGTCAGGGATCAGCTCCGCTTTTTAG
- a CDS encoding ABC transporter ATP-binding protein produces the protein MSVAPLATDRKPLVEVRELVTRFDLRGGIFGGVAGRVHAVEGVSFDIFPGETLALVGESGCGKSTVARSIMQLDKPLSGAIRYDGKEMIGAGRATLAGFRREVQMVFQDPFSSLNPRMTVGQALTDPMRVHRVARGSALRKRAADLLAKVHLPPEYLERYPHAFSGGQRQRICIARALALDPRLLIADEAVASLDVTIQAQVINLLMDLQRDMGIAILFISHDMAVVERIAHRVAVMYLGEIVEIGDRRSVFGNPQHPYTRKLLSAVPVADPARRTVGREPMSDEIPSAVRGVDFVPVHLPMNAVSPTHFVRETSPA, from the coding sequence ATGAGCGTCGCACCGCTCGCAACGGACAGAAAGCCCCTGGTCGAAGTCCGCGAGCTTGTTACGCGTTTCGACCTGAGAGGCGGTATCTTCGGCGGCGTCGCCGGCCGGGTTCATGCGGTGGAAGGCGTTTCCTTCGATATTTTCCCGGGTGAGACCCTGGCGTTGGTGGGGGAATCGGGCTGCGGCAAGTCGACCGTGGCGCGCAGCATCATGCAATTGGACAAGCCCTTGTCCGGCGCCATTCGCTATGACGGCAAGGAGATGATCGGCGCAGGACGGGCAACCCTCGCGGGCTTCCGGCGCGAGGTGCAGATGGTTTTCCAGGATCCCTTCTCCTCGCTCAATCCGCGGATGACGGTCGGGCAGGCCCTGACCGACCCGATGCGCGTCCACCGCGTCGCGCGCGGCAGTGCGCTGCGGAAACGGGCGGCGGACCTGCTGGCAAAAGTGCATCTGCCGCCGGAATATCTCGAACGCTACCCTCACGCCTTCTCGGGCGGTCAGCGGCAGCGCATCTGCATCGCCAGGGCTCTGGCGCTCGATCCCCGCCTCCTCATCGCGGATGAAGCGGTCGCCTCGCTCGACGTCACGATCCAGGCCCAGGTCATCAACCTGTTGATGGACCTGCAGCGCGACATGGGCATCGCCATTCTGTTCATCAGCCATGACATGGCCGTGGTCGAGCGCATCGCGCATCGCGTTGCCGTCATGTATTTGGGCGAGATCGTGGAGATCGGCGACCGCCGATCGGTCTTCGGCAATCCCCAACACCCTTATACGCGCAAGCTGCTTTCGGCGGTTCCCGTGGCGGATCCGGCGCGACGAACGGTTGGACGCGAACCGATGTCGGATGAGATCCCCAGCGCGGTACGCGGCGTTGATTTTGTTCCGGTCCACCTGCCGATGAATGCCGTTTCGCCTACCCATTTCGTGCGCGAGACATCACCGGCCTGA
- a CDS encoding ABC transporter ATP-binding protein gives MTVKSAATASLPDDVILSVENLEVCFGSTATRAVRAVQGVSFQIKRGETVALVGESGSGKSVTAMTVMRLTEYDGARITGGRILMRLKDGGVADLAKLSEKRMEGLRGFEFSIVFQDPMSSLNPVFTVGDQIAEVVTRHQGKSPREARDIALNVLKLVRVPDAALRLDQYPHQLSGGMRQRVMIAIALACRPSLMILDEPTTALDVTIQAQILDLVRALQRDIGMSVLFITHDMGVVAEIADRVCVMLKGEIVESGSVHQILVDPRHRYTRALISAVPRLGSMADKDGPEKFPLVIYNAEVSRPEVSA, from the coding sequence TTGACCGTCAAGTCCGCCGCCACCGCGAGCCTTCCCGACGACGTGATCCTGTCGGTCGAGAACCTTGAAGTCTGCTTCGGGTCGACGGCGACAAGAGCGGTGCGGGCTGTTCAGGGCGTATCGTTCCAGATCAAGCGCGGCGAGACAGTGGCATTGGTGGGCGAGTCGGGTTCTGGCAAATCGGTCACGGCCATGACCGTAATGCGCCTGACGGAATATGACGGCGCCAGGATCACGGGCGGCCGCATCCTGATGAGGCTCAAGGACGGCGGCGTGGCCGACCTGGCAAAGCTTTCCGAAAAGCGCATGGAGGGGCTGCGCGGCTTTGAGTTCTCGATCGTGTTCCAGGACCCGATGTCGAGCCTCAATCCGGTGTTCACCGTCGGCGACCAGATTGCGGAGGTGGTCACCAGACACCAGGGCAAGTCGCCGCGCGAGGCGCGCGACATCGCCCTGAATGTGCTCAAGCTCGTGCGCGTGCCCGACGCCGCCCTCAGGCTCGACCAATACCCGCATCAACTGTCCGGCGGCATGCGCCAGCGCGTCATGATCGCCATTGCCTTGGCCTGCCGCCCCTCCTTGATGATCCTCGATGAGCCGACCACCGCGCTCGACGTCACCATCCAGGCGCAGATTCTGGATCTTGTCCGGGCACTGCAGCGCGATATCGGCATGTCCGTTCTTTTCATCACCCATGACATGGGCGTGGTCGCGGAGATCGCCGATCGCGTCTGTGTCATGCTGAAGGGCGAGATCGTGGAGTCAGGCTCGGTGCACCAGATTCTCGTGGATCCCCGACACCGCTACACACGCGCGCTGATCTCGGCGGTGCCAAGGCTGGGCAGCATGGCCGACAAGGACGGGCCCGAGAAATTCCCGCTCGTCATATACAATGCCGAAGTCTCGCGGCCGGAGGTCTCGGCATGA
- a CDS encoding LysR substrate-binding domain-containing protein yields MRSTVELAWFEDFLEIAATRNFSTAAASRNISQPAFSRRIKALEAWVGAELIDRSTYPVHLTSAGNIFVPRCQEMLRDMYRLRTDCRNAAGASSRLLTFAALHTLAIYFFPRWISQPELPNAPVRSSMHTGDFLECVEHLSSGKCDFAITYDHPDGPPVLEGGPFESLQIGRDRLVLVSGVDQTGAPLFDVDVPEGTRIPYLAYSWSDGYLGKLISLIQSRWRRPLNLSIVYQSSLAEGLKQMAIAGQGVAWLPQICVQKSIAQGELIQIGGQQLSLEIEIRIFRRVGARSRDGEALWKYLSRTAEQAHGRNLVDPTLTMR; encoded by the coding sequence ATGAGGTCGACCGTGGAGCTGGCTTGGTTTGAAGACTTCCTCGAGATCGCCGCGACGCGGAATTTCTCGACCGCCGCGGCGTCCCGGAATATCTCGCAGCCGGCCTTCAGCCGTCGCATCAAGGCCCTGGAGGCTTGGGTCGGCGCCGAACTTATCGACCGCAGTACATATCCGGTGCACCTCACCAGCGCGGGCAACATTTTCGTTCCGCGCTGCCAGGAAATGCTTCGCGACATGTACCGCCTGCGGACCGACTGCCGCAATGCCGCCGGCGCCAGCTCACGGCTTCTCACTTTCGCCGCGCTTCATACGCTGGCCATCTATTTCTTTCCCAGGTGGATCAGCCAGCCCGAACTGCCGAATGCGCCGGTCCGCAGCAGCATGCACACTGGCGACTTCCTGGAATGCGTCGAGCACCTGTCGTCCGGCAAATGCGATTTCGCCATCACTTACGATCACCCCGACGGACCGCCGGTCCTTGAGGGCGGACCGTTCGAATCGCTGCAAATCGGCAGGGATCGCCTCGTTCTGGTGTCTGGAGTCGACCAGACGGGAGCGCCGCTCTTCGATGTCGATGTGCCGGAGGGCACCAGGATTCCCTACCTCGCCTATTCCTGGAGCGACGGCTATCTCGGCAAGCTGATCTCGCTCATCCAGTCGCGCTGGCGGCGTCCTCTCAATCTCAGCATCGTCTACCAGTCCTCGCTTGCCGAAGGCCTGAAGCAGATGGCGATCGCCGGGCAAGGCGTGGCCTGGCTGCCGCAGATCTGTGTTCAGAAATCGATAGCCCAAGGTGAGCTCATCCAGATTGGCGGACAACAGTTGTCCCTGGAGATCGAAATCAGGATTTTCCGCCGCGTGGGCGCGCGCAGCCGGGACGGCGAAGCGCTGTGGAAATATCTCTCGCGAACCGCGGAGCAGGCGCACGGACGCAACCTGGTTGATCCGACACTGACCATGCGCTGA
- a CDS encoding ABC transporter substrate-binding protein: MFLWTDDVQSFDPAYIANTPSSYGVLNVYSRLLNYNGSQISEFVPSLSSEVPSLENGLIKQNADGSVSYTFPIRKGVHAHKVGIKGDDGKITWQYYDGLSDEQKAKIEPGYGEITAEDVRYSLLRAILMGQSWMSNAITEVVTASKYTDVAKWVEAEGKVSDIKDASPEALRKVYDELASQITVEGDNVTLKLPKSFPATLGVLALPFGASIVDKEWVASVGGWDGDGNTWKKYYRPELGDDPLFAQENGTGPFMLDEWDRTDRRITLKRFDNYFMGKASLERVVMRTVPEWTTRRLQLLSGDADFVTTPVEFLDELSKTDGVKVVDGLPKVFSRGLYFAWPLDDADNPAIGSGKLDGNGIPPDFFSDIDVRQGFNYAQNYDALIKQALLGKTVQARGPTVRGIMGYRADSPIYSYDPKKAAEHFKKAFGGKLWDTGFTFTAYVQEGTPQGTAALSALQQGLQRINPKFKMKIQSLPWASISDKLNNREKPASPLTYMGWGPDYSDPGGPLGAATYYLSPTGLVGGMLGQGYRDLMKEKFKPLLDQAWASSDPAVREPIYAKLQEMSYDYATTQFLWEDFGYIVTRSNIDGYVHNMILYGAWDFYPVTKKAD; this comes from the coding sequence GTGTTTCTTTGGACCGACGATGTTCAGTCCTTTGATCCGGCCTACATTGCAAACACGCCGAGCTCCTACGGCGTGCTCAACGTCTACAGCCGCCTGTTGAATTACAACGGCTCCCAGATTTCCGAATTCGTGCCCTCATTGTCCTCGGAAGTGCCGAGCCTCGAAAACGGCCTGATCAAGCAGAACGCGGACGGTTCGGTCAGCTACACTTTCCCGATCCGGAAGGGCGTCCACGCCCACAAGGTCGGCATCAAGGGCGACGACGGCAAGATCACCTGGCAATACTATGACGGGCTGAGCGACGAGCAGAAGGCCAAGATCGAGCCCGGCTATGGCGAGATCACGGCCGAGGACGTGCGTTACTCGCTGCTGCGCGCCATCCTGATGGGCCAGTCTTGGATGTCCAACGCCATCACCGAGGTGGTGACGGCGAGCAAGTACACCGACGTCGCCAAATGGGTCGAAGCCGAAGGCAAGGTGTCGGACATCAAGGATGCCAGCCCCGAAGCGCTACGCAAGGTATATGACGAACTCGCGTCGCAGATCACCGTCGAGGGCGACAATGTCACGCTGAAGCTGCCGAAGTCCTTCCCCGCCACGCTTGGCGTCCTGGCGCTGCCGTTCGGTGCCTCGATCGTCGACAAGGAATGGGTCGCCTCCGTCGGGGGATGGGATGGCGACGGGAATACCTGGAAGAAGTACTACCGCCCAGAACTCGGTGACGATCCGCTGTTCGCCCAGGAAAACGGGACCGGGCCGTTCATGCTCGACGAATGGGATCGCACCGATCGCCGCATCACGCTGAAGCGTTTCGACAATTACTTCATGGGCAAGGCCTCGCTCGAGCGGGTGGTCATGCGCACGGTTCCGGAATGGACCACGCGTCGCCTGCAGTTGCTTTCCGGCGATGCCGACTTCGTGACGACGCCAGTCGAGTTCCTGGACGAGCTCAGCAAGACGGACGGTGTCAAGGTCGTCGACGGCCTGCCCAAGGTGTTCAGCCGCGGCCTCTATTTCGCATGGCCGCTGGATGATGCCGACAACCCCGCCATCGGCAGCGGCAAGCTGGACGGCAACGGCATCCCGCCGGACTTCTTCTCCGACATCGATGTTCGTCAGGGCTTCAACTACGCCCAAAATTACGATGCGCTGATAAAGCAGGCGCTGCTCGGCAAGACCGTGCAGGCGCGCGGTCCGACCGTTCGCGGCATCATGGGCTACCGCGCGGACTCGCCAATCTACAGCTACGATCCGAAAAAGGCCGCGGAGCACTTCAAGAAGGCCTTCGGCGGCAAGCTGTGGGACACCGGCTTCACCTTCACCGCCTATGTGCAGGAAGGAACGCCGCAAGGCACGGCCGCGCTTTCCGCGCTCCAGCAGGGACTGCAGCGGATCAACCCGAAGTTCAAGATGAAGATCCAGTCGCTGCCCTGGGCCTCCATTTCGGACAAGCTCAACAATCGTGAAAAGCCCGCCTCGCCGCTCACCTACATGGGCTGGGGACCGGACTATTCCGACCCGGGTGGTCCGCTGGGTGCCGCGACCTACTATCTGTCCCCGACCGGTCTTGTCGGCGGCATGCTCGGCCAGGGCTATCGTGACCTGATGAAGGAGAAGTTCAAGCCGCTTCTCGACCAGGCCTGGGCCTCGAGCGATCCCGCCGTGCGTGAGCCGATCTATGCCAAGCTGCAGGAAATGTCCTACGACTATGCCACCACGCAGTTCCTCTGGGAGGACTTCGGGTACATCGTCACCCGCAGCAACATCGACGGCTACGTGCACAACATGATCCTCTACGGCGCCTGGGATTTCTATCCCGTCACCAAGAAGGCCGACTAA
- a CDS encoding ABC transporter permease — MLPVVLFALSLMLFALQMSLSPTQRLAAYAPSPDFLKGGQDSIRRMIEQYGLNDPFYIQYGRWIGNILTGNLGWSETARQPVAHALASLLPATLELVLLAFIPGFLLAIYLGSRAGIHLNRWPDHVIRIFTILGWSFPVYVFGLLMLLIFYSALDWFPPGRLSQWAQAAVTAPGFTRYTGANTIDALLNGNLPIFWDSLRHLAAPVITLTYVNLANMTRVMRTSMLETLRQDYVRTARAKGMPRRVVELHHARRNALLPVTTIAGMELAAMMGGVVITETIFDYAGLGQFAAKTAANLDFPAVLGFGLYFAVVLVVLNLAVDMIYPLLDPRVKTR; from the coding sequence ATGTTGCCCGTCGTCCTCTTCGCCCTGTCGCTGATGCTTTTCGCGCTGCAGATGTCGCTGTCGCCGACACAGCGCCTGGCGGCGTACGCGCCGTCCCCGGACTTCCTCAAGGGCGGCCAGGACAGCATTCGCAGGATGATCGAGCAGTATGGGCTGAACGATCCCTTCTACATTCAATACGGGCGCTGGATCGGCAACATCCTGACCGGCAATCTGGGCTGGTCCGAGACCGCGCGCCAGCCTGTTGCCCACGCGCTGGCTTCCCTGCTGCCGGCGACGCTGGAACTGGTCCTGCTGGCGTTCATTCCCGGCTTTCTGCTCGCCATCTACCTGGGCTCGCGGGCCGGCATCCATCTCAACCGTTGGCCGGACCATGTGATCCGCATCTTCACCATCCTGGGCTGGTCATTCCCGGTCTATGTCTTCGGACTGCTGATGCTGCTGATCTTCTACTCCGCGCTCGACTGGTTCCCGCCCGGGCGTCTCAGCCAGTGGGCCCAGGCTGCCGTCACCGCGCCCGGCTTCACCCGCTACACCGGCGCGAACACGATCGACGCGCTGCTCAACGGCAATCTGCCAATTTTCTGGGATTCGCTCAGGCATCTCGCTGCCCCCGTCATCACGCTGACCTACGTCAATCTTGCCAACATGACGCGTGTCATGCGCACGTCGATGCTGGAAACGCTGCGCCAGGACTATGTCCGCACGGCACGCGCAAAGGGCATGCCCCGGCGCGTGGTGGAGCTGCACCATGCCAGGCGCAACGCGCTGCTCCCGGTCACGACGATCGCCGGAATGGAACTCGCCGCCATGATGGGTGGCGTCGTCATCACCGAAACCATCTTCGACTATGCGGGCCTCGGCCAGTTCGCGGCCAAGACGGCCGCCAACCTGGATTTTCCGGCCGTGCTGGGCTTCGGGCTCTACTTCGCGGTCGTCCTCGTGGTGCTGAACCTGGCCGTCGACATGATCTATCCGCTGCTCGATCCGAGGGTAAAGACGCGATGA
- a CDS encoding ABC transporter permease has product MRALGYLKRNPISLVGVLLLLAFVLIAIFAPVLAPPQEFQMSVYDTPRAGFLATPQPPSPEAIFGTTEGQYDIYYAVIWGTRTAFKIGLGVVAISVLIGTIIGSLAAFYGGIVDEVLMRIVDVFMAVPFLIAAMVLTALLGKGLGPITVALTTFGWMGYARVVRSEILRIREMDFVNAARSYGAGDFRLIVFHILPNAFFPVLVLATMATGSMVLTASALSFLGVGTEEGYADWGQFIAYARNWIVGQPGNPFQYWYTLAFPGAAIFLFVLAWNLVGDALRDILDPRHTN; this is encoded by the coding sequence ATGAGAGCGCTTGGCTATCTGAAGCGTAATCCGATCTCGCTGGTCGGGGTGCTGCTGTTGCTGGCATTCGTGCTGATCGCGATTTTCGCGCCGGTGCTCGCACCGCCGCAGGAATTCCAGATGTCGGTATACGACACGCCGAGAGCGGGCTTCCTGGCAACGCCGCAACCGCCGTCGCCCGAGGCGATCTTCGGAACGACCGAAGGCCAGTACGACATCTACTACGCCGTGATCTGGGGCACACGCACGGCATTCAAGATCGGCCTCGGCGTCGTCGCCATCTCGGTGCTGATCGGCACGATCATCGGGTCGCTCGCGGCCTTTTACGGCGGCATCGTGGACGAAGTGCTGATGCGTATCGTCGACGTCTTCATGGCGGTTCCCTTCCTCATCGCCGCCATGGTGCTGACCGCCCTGCTCGGCAAGGGGCTCGGGCCGATAACCGTCGCGCTGACGACTTTCGGATGGATGGGTTATGCGCGCGTGGTGCGCAGTGAGATCCTGCGGATCCGCGAGATGGATTTCGTGAATGCGGCGAGAAGCTACGGCGCCGGCGACTTCAGGCTGATCGTGTTCCACATCCTGCCCAACGCGTTCTTCCCTGTGCTGGTTCTGGCTACCATGGCCACGGGTTCGATGGTGCTGACCGCGTCCGCCCTGAGCTTCCTCGGAGTGGGCACGGAGGAAGGCTATGCCGATTGGGGGCAGTTCATCGCCTATGCGCGCAACTGGATCGTCGGCCAGCCCGGCAATCCGTTCCAGTACTGGTACACGCTCGCCTTCCCCGGAGCCGCGATCTTCCTGTTCGTGCTGGCGTGGAACCTCGTCGGCGACGCCCTGCGCGACATTCTCGATCCCCGCCATACAAACTGA